Within the Hyalangium gracile genome, the region CGCGCCCACAAGTACATGCGCTCCTCCCAGTCCCTGCTGGACTTCTCACTCACCCAGCTCTACCGCGTCGCGGAGAGATACCGGGGCTGACGCCGCTCAGGCTCGGCAGCCCTGGAGGCTGGCGGCTGTCCACAGCTGGAAAGGCGTCACGCGGCACACGCACCACGGCAGTCATCTGGGCTACCTTGCCTCTCCGCCCCATGCCCCTGCCCTCTCGCCTCCTGCGTCTCGGCGCCGTGCTGCTGCTCCTCGGTGCCACCGGCTGTGACGACGACTCCACTCCCCCCACGGCCCCGGACGCGGGACCTCCGACCGGCGGAGGCTATCCCCCCATCGTGGACCGCACCTCGTGCTCCGGCCTCACCGTGGGGCCCGGCAACTACACGTGGACCGTGGACCACCAGAGCCGGACCCGGACCTACAACGTCCACGTCCCGCCAGGCTATGACGCCACGAAGCCCACCCCCACCGTGGTGGCCTTCCATGGCTTCTCCTCCACCGCCCAGGAGCAGGAGGGCCTCAGCAAGATGTCCCAGGTGGCCGACGAGGAGGGCTTCATCGTCGTCTACCCCCAGGGCCTCAACTACCCGGAGGCCCTGCGCCGCACGGACCCGGAGAACGCCGACACCCAGAGCTGGAACGCCGGAGGATGCTGCGGCCCGGCGCAGATCTACGACGTGAACGACGTGGACTTCGTGGAGGCCGTCTTCAAGGACCTGGACACGCGCGTGTGCGTGGACACCCGCCGCACCTACGCCACCGGCATGTCCAATGGTGCCTTCTTCTCCTACCGGCTGGCCTGCGAGCGCGCCGAGCGCTTCGCCGCCATCGCTCCCGTGGCCGGCATGGAGAACGTCATCAACTGCACGCCGCGCCGCCCGGTGCCCGTGATGCACTTCCACGGCACGGCCGACACCACCATCACCTATGACGGAGGCACCATCCCCTTCGGCCGTCCCTACCCCTCCGCACCCGCCACCGTGGCGAAGTGGGCCGAGCGCAACGGCTGCACCGGCACGCTCCAGGAGACGTTCCGCCAGGGCGACAGCACCTGCGTCACCCACACCGGCTGCGCCGCCCCCGCCACGCTCTGCACCGTCCAGGGCGGTGGC harbors:
- a CDS encoding extracellular catalytic domain type 1 short-chain-length polyhydroxyalkanoate depolymerase encodes the protein MPLPSRLLRLGAVLLLLGATGCDDDSTPPTAPDAGPPTGGGYPPIVDRTSCSGLTVGPGNYTWTVDHQSRTRTYNVHVPPGYDATKPTPTVVAFHGFSSTAQEQEGLSKMSQVADEEGFIVVYPQGLNYPEALRRTDPENADTQSWNAGGCCGPAQIYDVNDVDFVEAVFKDLDTRVCVDTRRTYATGMSNGAFFSYRLACERAERFAAIAPVAGMENVINCTPRRPVPVMHFHGTADTTITYDGGTIPFGRPYPSAPATVAKWAERNGCTGTLQETFRQGDSTCVTHTGCAAPATLCTVQGGGHTWPGGLIPPSYGHTTQDLDATREMWRFFENHPRP